In Pseudomonas asiatica, the following are encoded in one genomic region:
- the queC gene encoding 7-cyano-7-deazaguanine synthase QueC yields the protein MTDKRAVILLSGGLDSATVVAMAKAEGYSCYTMSFDYGQRHRAELNAAARVARDLGVVEHKVIGLNLDGIGGSALTDSSIDVPETPGEGIPVTYVPARNTVFLSLALGWAEVLEARDIFIGVNAVDYSGYPDCRPEFVEAFERMANLATKAGVEGQGFRIQAPLQNLSKAQIVQAGMARGVDYSLTVSCYQADDDGRACGKCDSCRLRADGFKAAGVEDPTRYF from the coding sequence ATGACCGACAAACGCGCAGTAATCCTGCTGTCCGGCGGCCTGGACTCGGCCACCGTGGTCGCCATGGCCAAGGCCGAAGGCTACAGCTGCTACACCATGAGTTTCGACTACGGCCAGCGCCACCGCGCCGAACTGAACGCCGCCGCCCGCGTTGCCCGTGACTTGGGCGTGGTCGAGCACAAGGTGATTGGCCTGAACCTGGACGGCATCGGTGGCTCGGCATTGACCGACAGCAGCATCGACGTGCCGGAAACCCCGGGTGAAGGCATCCCGGTCACCTACGTGCCGGCGCGCAACACTGTGTTCCTGTCCCTGGCCCTGGGCTGGGCAGAGGTGCTGGAAGCCCGTGACATCTTCATTGGTGTAAATGCCGTGGATTACTCCGGCTACCCCGATTGCCGCCCCGAGTTCGTCGAAGCCTTCGAGCGCATGGCCAACCTGGCGACCAAAGCCGGCGTCGAAGGGCAGGGCTTCCGTATCCAGGCGCCCCTGCAGAACCTGAGCAAGGCGCAGATCGTGCAGGCCGGCATGGCTCGCGGTGTGGATTACAGCCTGACCGTTTCCTGCTACCAGGCTGATGATGACGGCCGTGCCTGCGGCAAATGCGACAGCTGCCGCCTGCGTGCCGACGGCTTCAAGGCAGCTGGTGTCGAAGACCCGACGCGGTACTTTTGA
- the queE gene encoding 7-carboxy-7-deazaguanine synthase QueE codes for MQDTLRITEVFYSLQGETRTAGLPTVFVRLTGCPLRCQYCDSAYAFSGGTVRTLDSILEQVAGFKPRYVCVTGGEPLAQPNALPLLQRLCDAGYEVSLETSGALDIAGTDTRVSRVVDLKTPGSEESHRNRYENIEQLTRNDQVKFVICSREDYDWAVSKLIQYNLAERAGEVLFSPSHHQVNASELADWIVADNLPVRFQLQLHKLLWNDEPGR; via the coding sequence ATGCAAGACACATTACGCATCACCGAAGTCTTTTACTCTTTGCAGGGTGAAACTCGAACGGCTGGGTTGCCCACGGTATTCGTGCGCCTCACCGGTTGCCCCCTGCGCTGCCAGTACTGTGACAGTGCCTATGCCTTCAGTGGCGGCACCGTTCGCACCCTCGATTCGATCCTTGAGCAGGTCGCCGGCTTCAAGCCGCGCTACGTTTGCGTCACCGGCGGCGAGCCATTGGCCCAGCCCAACGCCTTGCCGCTGTTGCAGCGCCTGTGTGACGCCGGTTACGAGGTGTCGCTGGAAACCAGCGGCGCGCTGGATATTGCCGGCACCGACACCCGCGTCAGCCGCGTGGTCGACCTGAAGACCCCAGGCTCCGAAGAGTCGCACCGTAACCGCTACGAGAACATCGAGCAGCTGACCCGCAACGACCAGGTCAAGTTCGTCATCTGTTCCCGTGAGGACTATGACTGGGCGGTCTCCAAGCTGATCCAGTACAACCTGGCCGAGCGTGCCGGCGAGGTGTTGTTCTCGCCCAGCCACCACCAGGTTAACGCCAGCGAGCTGGCGGACTGGATCGTCGCCGACAACCTGCCCGTACGCTTCCAGCTGCAGCTGCACAAGCTGCTGTGGAACGACGAACCCGGACGTTGA
- the ybgF gene encoding tol-pal system protein YbgF, with product MRMCRRVVTVLALSLPLAAWAEVPVVDDNAGSYPPAGYGTSGAYAGSGASAPASAQGQLFMQLQQMQDQLSRQQGIIEELQNDVSRMKQENLERYQDLDRRINSGAAPAATPDNSSGGGASNAAPDAAAGAAAQQPAASSEPGDPAKEKLYYDAAFDLIKQKDFDKASQAFNAFLRKYPNSQYAGNAQYWLGEVNLAKGDLPAASQAFAQVSQKYPKHSKVPDSLYKLADVERRMGHTDKVKGILQQVITQYPGTSAAQLAQRDLQKL from the coding sequence ATGCGTATGTGCCGCCGTGTAGTAACCGTCCTCGCACTCAGCCTGCCGCTCGCGGCCTGGGCTGAGGTCCCTGTAGTTGATGACAACGCAGGCAGCTATCCGCCTGCGGGTTATGGCACGAGCGGCGCCTATGCCGGGTCAGGGGCTTCGGCCCCTGCCTCTGCACAGGGCCAGCTGTTCATGCAGCTGCAACAGATGCAGGATCAGCTTTCCCGCCAGCAAGGCATCATCGAAGAGCTGCAAAACGATGTGTCGCGCATGAAGCAGGAAAACCTGGAGCGTTACCAGGACCTGGACCGTCGCATCAACAGTGGCGCCGCGCCTGCCGCGACCCCTGACAATTCCTCCGGTGGTGGTGCATCCAATGCCGCCCCCGATGCAGCAGCAGGTGCTGCTGCGCAACAACCGGCCGCCAGTAGCGAGCCTGGTGATCCGGCGAAAGAAAAGCTCTACTACGATGCCGCTTTCGACCTGATCAAGCAGAAAGACTTCGACAAGGCCAGCCAGGCGTTCAACGCCTTCCTGCGCAAGTATCCCAACAGCCAGTACGCCGGCAATGCCCAGTACTGGCTGGGTGAAGTGAACCTGGCCAAGGGCGACCTGCCGGCTGCCAGCCAGGCCTTTGCCCAGGTCAGCCAGAAGTATCCGAAGCACAGCAAGGTGCCGGATTCGCTGTACAAGCTGGCCGACGTCGAGCGCCGCATGGGCCACACCGACAAGGTCAAGGGTATCCTGCAGCAGGTCATCACCCAGTACCCCGGCACCTCCGCCGCGCAACTGGCCCAGCGTGACCTGCAGAAGCTCTAA
- the pal gene encoding peptidoglycan-associated lipoprotein Pal produces MEMLKFGKFAALALAMAVAVGCSSKGGDNAGEGAAVDPNAGYGANAGAVDGSLSEEAALRAITTFYFEYDSSDLKPEAMRALDVHAKDLKANGNRVVLEGNTDERGTREYNMALGERRAKAVQRYLVLQGVSPAQLELVSYGEERPVATGNDEQSWAQNRRVELRK; encoded by the coding sequence ATGGAAATGCTGAAGTTTGGTAAATTTGCTGCGCTGGCTCTGGCCATGGCCGTAGCTGTAGGTTGCTCCTCGAAGGGCGGTGACAACGCAGGCGAAGGCGCTGCTGTAGATCCGAACGCTGGCTACGGTGCCAACGCTGGCGCTGTTGACGGTTCCCTGAGCGAAGAAGCCGCCCTGCGCGCAATCACCACCTTCTACTTCGAATACGACAGCTCGGACCTGAAGCCAGAAGCCATGCGCGCCCTGGACGTTCACGCCAAGGACCTGAAAGCCAACGGCAACCGCGTTGTCCTGGAAGGCAACACCGACGAGCGCGGCACCCGCGAGTACAACATGGCTCTGGGTGAGCGTCGTGCCAAGGCCGTTCAGCGTTACCTGGTTCTGCAGGGCGTTTCCCCTGCTCAGCTGGAACTGGTCTCCTACGGTGAAGAGCGTCCGGTTGCCACTGGCAACGACGAGCAGTCCTGGGCTCAGAACCGTCGCGTAGAACTGCGTAAGTAA
- the tolB gene encoding Tol-Pal system beta propeller repeat protein TolB, which yields MLCCVAGMAVAEEKNILVTSGSDRATPIAVVPFGLQGGSVLPEDMADIIGNDLRNSGYYSPIPRQNMISQPSQASEVIFRDWKALGAQYVMVGSIVPSGGRLQVQYALFNVATEQQVLTGSVAGSVDQLRDMAHYISDQSFEKLTGIKGAFSTRMLYVTAERFSTNNTRYTLQRSDYDGARAVTLLQSREPILSPRFAPDGKRIAYVSFEQKRPRIFVQHIDTGRREQVTNFEGLNGAPAWSPDGSRLAFVLSKDGNPDIYVMNVASRQITRVTAGPGINTEPFWGKDGNTLYFTSDRGGKPQIYKQSIGGGGAERVTFVGNYNANPKLSADEKTLVMIHRQQGFTNFKVAAQDLQRGSVKILSETSLDESPTVAPNGTMLIYATRQQGRGVLMLVSLNGRVRLPLPTAQGEVREPSWSPYLN from the coding sequence ATGCTGTGCTGCGTGGCAGGCATGGCCGTTGCAGAGGAAAAGAACATCCTGGTCACCAGCGGCAGCGACCGGGCCACGCCCATCGCGGTAGTGCCGTTCGGTCTGCAGGGCGGCAGCGTGCTGCCGGAAGACATGGCCGACATCATCGGCAACGACCTGCGCAACTCCGGCTACTACTCGCCGATTCCGCGGCAGAACATGATCAGCCAGCCGTCGCAGGCCAGCGAAGTGATCTTCCGTGACTGGAAAGCGCTGGGCGCGCAGTACGTGATGGTCGGCAGCATCGTGCCGTCGGGCGGTCGCCTGCAGGTGCAGTACGCACTGTTCAACGTCGCCACCGAGCAGCAAGTGCTGACCGGCAGCGTGGCGGGCAGCGTCGATCAGCTGCGCGACATGGCGCACTACATTTCCGACCAGTCGTTCGAGAAGCTCACCGGCATCAAGGGGGCGTTCTCCACCCGCATGCTGTACGTGACGGCCGAGCGCTTCTCTACCAACAACACCCGCTATACCCTGCAGCGCTCGGACTACGACGGTGCACGTGCGGTCACCCTGCTGCAATCGCGTGAACCGATCCTGTCGCCACGCTTTGCGCCGGATGGCAAGCGTATCGCCTATGTCTCCTTCGAGCAGAAGCGCCCACGCATCTTTGTCCAGCACATCGATACCGGTCGCCGTGAGCAGGTCACCAACTTCGAAGGCCTGAACGGCGCGCCAGCCTGGTCGCCGGACGGCTCGCGCCTGGCGTTCGTGCTGTCGAAGGACGGCAACCCGGACATCTACGTGATGAACGTGGCTTCGCGCCAGATCACCCGCGTCACCGCTGGCCCGGGCATCAACACCGAGCCGTTCTGGGGCAAGGATGGCAACACCCTTTACTTCACCTCCGACCGTGGCGGCAAGCCGCAAATCTACAAGCAGTCGATCGGTGGCGGTGGTGCCGAGCGTGTAACTTTCGTGGGTAACTACAACGCCAACCCGAAACTGTCGGCGGACGAAAAGACCCTGGTGATGATCCATCGCCAGCAGGGCTTCACCAACTTCAAAGTTGCGGCCCAGGATTTGCAACGCGGAAGTGTAAAGATTCTCTCGGAAACGAGTCTTGATGAGTCTCCCACTGTTGCGCCAAACGGCACCATGCTAATCTACGCCACCCGCCAGCAGGGCCGGGGAGTCTTGATGCTCGTGTCGCTTAATGGCCGCGTGAGGCTCCCACTTCCTACCGCTCAAGGCGAAGTCAGAGAACCGTCCTGGTCCCCTTACCTGAACTGA
- the tolA gene encoding cell envelope integrity protein TolA, with the protein MQQREPSASESYFWPSIWAIGLHVLVFALLFVSFAMTPELPPSKPIVQATLYQLKSKSQATTQTNQKIAGEAKKTASRQTEVEQLEQKKVEQEAVKAAEQKKADAAQKAEEAREAAEAKKAEAAAEAAKAAEAKKAAEAKKAEEAKKAAEKQQADIAKKKAEEEKKKAEEEAKKEAAEEAKKQAAEDAKKKAAEEAKKKAAEDAKKKAVAEEAKKKAAEEAKKKAAADAQKKKAQEAARKAAEDKKAQALAELLSDTTERQQALADEQGDQVAGDFDDLIRMRAAEGWARPPSARKGMTVVLQINMLPDGTITSVSVARSSGDGPYDSSAVAAVKNIGRLTEMQGMKPSDFNQYRSFKMTFTPEDLAL; encoded by the coding sequence ATGCAACAGCGAGAGCCATCCGCCTCGGAAAGCTACTTCTGGCCCAGTATCTGGGCCATCGGCCTGCATGTGCTGGTGTTCGCCCTGCTGTTCGTCAGTTTTGCCATGACGCCTGAGCTGCCGCCATCCAAGCCGATCGTCCAGGCTACCCTGTACCAGCTCAAGTCCAAGAGCCAGGCGACCACCCAGACCAATCAGAAGATTGCCGGGGAAGCGAAGAAAACCGCTTCGCGCCAGACCGAAGTCGAGCAGCTGGAACAGAAGAAGGTCGAGCAGGAGGCCGTGAAGGCCGCGGAACAAAAGAAAGCCGACGCTGCTCAAAAGGCCGAGGAGGCCCGCGAGGCCGCCGAAGCCAAGAAAGCCGAGGCAGCTGCCGAGGCCGCCAAGGCCGCCGAGGCCAAGAAGGCCGCCGAAGCCAAGAAGGCCGAAGAGGCGAAGAAGGCTGCCGAGAAGCAGCAGGCCGACATCGCCAAGAAGAAGGCCGAGGAAGAAAAGAAAAAAGCCGAAGAAGAGGCCAAGAAAGAGGCCGCTGAAGAGGCGAAGAAACAAGCCGCCGAGGACGCCAAGAAAAAGGCGGCCGAAGAGGCCAAGAAGAAAGCAGCCGAGGACGCCAAGAAGAAAGCGGTAGCCGAGGAAGCGAAGAAGAAGGCAGCTGAAGAGGCCAAGAAAAAGGCCGCTGCAGATGCCCAGAAGAAAAAGGCACAGGAAGCGGCCCGCAAGGCGGCGGAAGACAAGAAAGCCCAGGCCCTGGCCGAGCTGTTGTCCGACACCACCGAACGGCAGCAGGCGCTGGCCGACGAGCAGGGTGACCAGGTGGCCGGCGACTTCGACGACCTGATCCGCATGCGCGCGGCCGAGGGCTGGGCTCGTCCGCCTTCCGCGCGCAAGGGCATGACGGTGGTCCTGCAGATCAACATGTTGCCGGACGGTACCATCACCAGCGTCAGCGTGGCCCGGTCCAGTGGTGACGGCCCGTACGACAGCTCGGCGGTGGCAGCAGTGAAGAACATCGGTCGTCTGACCGAGATGCAGGGTATGAAGCCGAGCGATTTCAACCAATATCGTTCGTTCAAGATGACATTTACACCTGAGGATCTAGCGTTGTGA
- the tolR gene encoding protein TolR, translating to MARVRHKRKPVAEMNVVPYIDVMLVLLVIFMVTAPMLNQGVKVDLPKVSSEALPQDNNVQILTISIKADKTYYWNLGSEVDTDKQMDKAMTLPAMTDAVTKIIAAGRDQGKQTQVFIRGDKAVDYGAVMGAMGGLQKAGVGNVGLITEAP from the coding sequence ATGGCCCGAGTTCGCCACAAACGCAAGCCCGTCGCCGAGATGAACGTGGTGCCCTACATCGACGTGATGCTGGTACTGCTGGTCATCTTCATGGTGACGGCGCCCATGCTCAACCAGGGCGTCAAGGTAGACCTGCCCAAGGTTTCCAGTGAAGCCTTGCCGCAGGACAACAACGTCCAGATCCTCACCATCTCCATCAAGGCCGACAAGACCTACTACTGGAACCTCGGCAGCGAAGTCGATACCGACAAGCAGATGGACAAGGCCATGACCTTGCCAGCCATGACCGACGCGGTGACCAAGATCATTGCCGCCGGCCGTGACCAGGGCAAGCAGACCCAGGTGTTCATTCGTGGCGACAAGGCTGTCGACTATGGCGCGGTCATGGGTGCCATGGGCGGGTTGCAGAAGGCCGGTGTCGGTAACGTTGGCCTGATTACCGAGGCGCCCTGA
- the tolQ gene encoding protein TolQ: protein MEANVVDHTSMWSLVSNASVLVQLVMLTLVAASVTSWVMIFQRSTMLRAGRRALDAFEERFWSGIDLSKLYRQAGSNPDPDSGVEQVFRAGFKEFSRLRQQPGVDPDAVMEGVARAMRVAISREEEKLEQSLPFLATVGSTSPYIGLFGTVWGIMNSFRGLASAQQATLATVAPGIAEALIATAIGLFAAIPAVIAYNRFSARSEVLIGRYYTFADEFQAILHRKVHTSEE from the coding sequence GTGGAAGCTAACGTCGTCGACCATACCTCCATGTGGAGTCTGGTCAGCAATGCCAGCGTGTTGGTACAGCTGGTAATGCTGACCCTGGTGGCCGCCTCGGTCACCTCATGGGTCATGATCTTCCAGCGCAGCACCATGCTGCGCGCCGGTCGTCGTGCGCTGGATGCCTTCGAGGAGCGCTTCTGGTCGGGCATCGACCTGTCCAAGCTGTACCGCCAGGCAGGCAGTAACCCAGACCCGGATTCTGGTGTCGAGCAGGTATTTCGTGCCGGCTTCAAGGAATTCTCGCGCCTGCGCCAGCAGCCAGGTGTTGACCCGGACGCGGTCATGGAGGGCGTTGCCCGTGCCATGCGCGTAGCCATCTCGCGCGAGGAAGAAAAGCTCGAGCAGAGCCTGCCGTTCCTGGCCACCGTCGGTTCGACCAGCCCGTACATCGGCCTGTTCGGTACCGTATGGGGCATCATGAACTCCTTCCGCGGCCTGGCCAGCGCCCAGCAGGCCACCCTGGCCACGGTCGCCCCGGGTATTGCCGAAGCGCTGATCGCCACCGCCATCGGCCTGTTCGCGGCAATTCCGGCGGTCATCGCCTACAACCGCTTCTCGGCGCGCAGCGAAGTGCTGATCGGCCGTTACTACACCTTCGCCGACGAGTTCCAGGCGATCCTGCACCGCAAAGTGCACACCAGCGAAGAGTAA
- the ybgC gene encoding tol-pal system-associated acyl-CoA thioesterase: protein MRAQNGLEPFAHRCRVYYEDTDAGGVVYYVNYLKFMERARTERLRHLGFSQAQLAEDNLLFVVHSSEARYHAPARLDDELRVTAQVLELNRASLRFVQQVWREKDETLLCEGQFLVAAVRADTFKPRAIPPELRDAFAADGSGTQSNAGE from the coding sequence ATGCGCGCGCAAAATGGCCTGGAACCGTTCGCACACCGTTGTCGTGTCTATTACGAAGATACCGATGCCGGTGGCGTGGTGTATTACGTCAATTACCTGAAATTCATGGAGCGCGCGCGTACCGAGCGGCTGCGGCACCTGGGCTTTTCCCAGGCGCAGTTGGCCGAAGACAACCTGCTGTTCGTAGTCCACTCCAGCGAAGCGCGCTATCACGCGCCGGCGCGGCTGGACGACGAGCTGCGGGTCACCGCGCAAGTACTTGAACTCAATCGCGCCAGCCTGCGCTTCGTGCAGCAGGTCTGGCGGGAAAAGGATGAAACGCTGCTCTGTGAAGGGCAGTTCCTGGTGGCCGCCGTGCGCGCCGACACTTTCAAACCCCGAGCCATACCCCCGGAGCTGCGTGACGCCTTTGCGGCGGACGGCTCGGGTACTCAATCGAATGCAGGAGAATAA